The nucleotide window CAAATTCCACAAGATGTTTTGGATTATGCTGAAGCTATCACCATTAGTTATGGTGACAAAGAAAGCAGTAACCTAACAATCGATCCTAATTTTTTCACTCTGGGTGAGAATGATGTGACTTTCAATATCAAAACAAAAGATGGCGAAACACTACAACAGGATGCAACCATCAATGTTTTTGCTAAGGCGAAAGCAGTTAATCTGTCATATGAAGTTGTAAATCAATATCCGCACAGTGCTGATAATTTCACAGAAGGTTTTGAAGTTCACGACAATACAGTCTATGAAAGTGTAGGTTTGGAGGGGAAATCTAAGCTTATAAAGTACACATTGGGAACCACAACTCCACTTCAGGAAGTTTCACAACCGACAAATATTTTTTCTGAAGGACTCACAGTTTTTGGAAACAAGATTTACCAATTGACTTACAAAACTAAAATGGGATTCATCTATGATTCTAATATGAAACTTGAGAAGGAATTCGAATATCCGAACGTCATAGGCGAAGGTTGGGGAATGACGAATGACGGAAAAAACCTGATTGTTTCTGATGGTACAAAAAATATCTACTTTCTAAATCCTGAAAATCCTTCGCAAGTTGTGAGATACATTTCTGTTGCAAGTGATAAAGAAGGCTATGATCAAATCAACGAACTGGAGTATCACAACGGATTCATCTATTCAAATGTTTGGCATAAACCGATTATTCTAAAAATAAATCCGGCGAATGGCGAAGTGAATGGGATTATTGATCTTACAAATATTGTTAAGCAAAGTTCAAGTGGCGGAGAAGATGTACTAAACGGTATTGCCTTCAAAGGAGATAATATGTTGGTAACAGGAAAGAACTGGAGCAGAATCTATGAAATTTCCATTAAGTAATTCAGGATTAATTTCCGATATATAAAAAAGGAGCTTCGTAAATGAAGCTCCTTTTTTTATTGAATGACTGCTAAATTACTATCATCCTGCTTTTTTACGACAGAATATTTTATACTAACCTGCGTATTTTCTGAAAGGGTTTTGCGGGCGAGGTAAGGACTTTTGCAGACCTCAGATCGCATCACATAGTCGCCTTGTTCCACGACTATGCTTTCTGTTTTTTTTGCTGCAACAGGAACTGTGTAGCTTTTCCCGCCAAGAATATTCATTGTGAAGTCACAATCAGATTCATTATTGATGATGAGCACCATATGCTTGTTGGACTCGTCTGTATTGAACAATTGATTAAGAAGCGTGACAGCCTTATCCTGAATTTTCAATTTGACTTTTACCGGTTCCAGTTCCATATCATTTGCTCCTTGCTGTACAGATGGCGTTGCCGATACTGATAATGGAGTGACTGTTTTGGTCGTCCCACAACTAATTAAGCAAAAAGCAAAAAACAGAAAAAAATATTTATTCATTTTTTAATTTGAATTTGATGTAGGTAATTGTCTTTCCTTTGGAAGAGAACAATTCCTCGTAGTAGGTTCTTATATCTTTCAGTAATGGTGTGTCGGGCTGATATTCTGCAGCGCCGTAGATGTCGTGATGGGCCGTGAGAATCTCGTGCCCCAAACCTTGCAAAAGACCAAGCGTGTACCCATGCAAATATTCGGAATCTGTTTTTAAATGGATGATTCCGTCCTTTTTCAGGATGTGCCTGTACTTTTGTAAAAATTCTGGATTTGTAAGTCTATGCTTTGTTCTTCTGTATTTGATCTGCGGATCCGGAAAGGTGATCCAAATTTCAGAAACTTCATTCTCAGCAAACAGATTGTCAATCAATTCTATCTGGGTTCTGAGGAATGCGACATTGGTCAAGTTGCTTTCGATAGCTTCTTTGGCTCCGAACCAAAATCTTGCGCCTTTGATGTCTACACCTATAAAATTTTTCTCCGGGAAGGCCTTCGCCAATCCTACAGAATATTCTCCTTTTCCACAGCCTAATTCTAAAACAATTGGATTGTCGTTGCCAAAAAACTCCTGCCACTTTCCTTTGTGTTCAAAATTATTAATAGCCTGATCACGGGTTGGCTGGATGACATTTGGAAGTATTATATTTTCTCTGAATCTTGCTGCTTTGTTCTTGCCCATTTATACAGTTTTCATTTTAATTTTAAAACCGCAATAAAAATATATATTTATATTGTAATCACAAAAAATATTTAATATAAATTTAAAAATCAATAAAAATAAATCAATATCAAAGAGTCCCAGATGTAACCTGCATCAAATGAGAATTTTGCAATCTTCGAAGATAAATCGGAAGATATTTTTCGATGTAAGTTTTAGCAGCTTCGTAGTTACTCGTCTCCAGATAATCTGTAATGTTATCCGAACTGTAAACGAACTGTAGAAAATTTGGGATCAATTCTTTAGGGATTTTCATTTTGATAAAATAATCATCACCGTAGTAATCCTGAAGATTTTTGATATTTGTGGCCATCCTCTCGTACTGATAGTAGCGTTCTTTCTTTTTCTTCTCCCCGGAAATCAAATCAAAAATACTGTCTATACTGAAGCTCAAACCCTGATTGAATGACATAACGGGAAGTTCCGGTGAGTTACCATCGCCTTTCGGTTCTGGCAGACCAATCATCTTTCTAAGTTCAAAAGCTTTTTCTGAACCTTTCAGCATTGCAACATCCCTGCGCAGGTTTCCTGTGGGTTTAAAGGAACTCAGAATCACTTCCTGAATCTCGTAATATGCAATCTGCAACTCTACAAAATTCTTCCTCATTTCCAGCATCTGAGCCGTGACTTCTATATCTTTTCTTTCTGTTGCGATGGATGTAAATCTGAGAACATCGCCTACTTTGACAGGGATTCTAAACTCGCCGTTGTAGTTTGCCATTACACTTTTGTGTGCATTGATATTGGTTACATAAACCTGATTGAGATAGAGACTGGATTTGTCTCTGATGAAGATTTCACCTTCCAGATCTTGTCCGTAAATTGGTAATAAACAAAGCAATAGAAAAACGGTAAATATCTTCTTCATAATAATTCGGCAAATTTATAGAGAATTACAAATAGAATCGTTACAAAAAAGGAGCCGACAAGGTTAAAATTATATTAAACTTTATTGGATTTTTGTTAAGTAATGAGAATAAAAATCTGATTTTTAAAATTATTGTTAAATCTGATTTTATTCCGAGTTCCTGTTTTTCAACAAGATCCAGCCTGTATTTTGTACTCTTTTAGGATTTCCAGATTCATTCCATTCCAAGATGTACCAGTAAGATGACGTTGGTAACTTTCTACCATTGGAAGTTCCATTCCAAATGAACTTATTGCTCGTGTCTCCCTTGAAAACCAAAACACCATTTCTGTCATACACTTCAAATTTTGGATCAAGTTTGTTTAACAGTGATGAATAATTAATAAAATCATTCACGCCATCATTGTTAGGTGTAATGACGTTTTGCGTATTGATCAAGGAAAATTCTTTTGCAACTACAGCGCAACCATCTGCTCCTCTGACATAAATAGTATGCGTTCCAAGATCAACATCAGTAAAATTACTCGAACTTTGATAAAGACCATTATCCAAAGCATAAAGATATGGCGAAGTCCCTCCGGAAACCAAAACCGTCACAGTTGTTCCTTCTATCACAACGTTATCGATAACAGGATCTTCTGCTTCTGTGATTTTAACGAATTGTTTATAAACACAGCCATTGAAACCCAGTTCTACCCAATAATCTCCAGGTCCTACTTTTTTTATCTCTTGCGTTGTTTGCCCAGTGTTCCATTTGTAAGAAGTAAATCTGAGACCAGTTACTGGGTCTAATCCATCTCCTGCATCCAAATTTATTTCCTCACCTTTGCAGATGATGGTTTTCATATTTTTAAGATTTTCAGACTCTTTCGGTTTTTTGAATTTGAATCTTATTTCTTTATAATTAGGACAAAATTCATCCTTTTCTATTCTAATGAAAAATTTCGCATCTGCACTGATGGTTTGCGAACTTGAGATGGTTGAAGCTCCACCAATCTTCGCTTTTGCTTCTGTATCGAAGTAAGTTGGAACAACATCGGTTTCATTTGTAATTATTTTAATATAATCTGCTAAATCAAAAGTCTGACTTCCATCAATATCATTATCACAAATATCTTGTTCCTGAACAGCATTAAAACTAAGCTTTGTTCCAAAAGTAAACTGAATCGGATAAATCTCCGGCGCACAGGTTTTTGAATTAACTGATAAGTATAAAGTCTGTGGATTGCTTGTAAAATCAAACTCAGTGTCCGGATTTATTGCAGTACCGCCAGGCGTCCGCGAATATGTACGGTAGAAGACTGCTTTGTCATAATTTTTAATAATCTCATTATCAAACCTGGAAAGTTTAGCTGCAAAACTTCCATTGAAATCGTAATCACAAACCACAATGGGCGAGGTCGTAACCTGGGCGACAGGCGCTTTTTCCACCGTTACACTTCCTGCCAATTTACAGCCACTTGCCAACTCTACATCAAGGCTGAAAACTCCATCTTCATTATTGACTTCATAATAATCTGTTGTGATAGGATCTCCAAATGAGTCCAAAATCTGCGTTCCATTTTTAAACCACGAATATTTCGCAGACGCATCTATAATTGGCGGATTAGGCGTTATGATATATGGCACACCTTTACAAAGTGGATCCGCATTTCCAATGGTAAGATCTTTCCCAATATCTATATTCCCTGTGAAACTACCCGCTTTTAGGAAAACCGCAGAATCAAAAATACCGTCCTTATCACCGTGATCTGCAATGACAAGTTTAATATGATATTTCACACCTTTCTCAACAGTAGCAATCGCCTTCAGAACTTTAGTTTGACCATTAAAATTTGTGGCGGATGTAGAACCAGAAATATCTGGATTGTAGTTTCCAAAAAAAGCAGGATGCCCATCCTGATTATTACACGTAATACCACTAACTGTTGTAGAGGTCACAGGAATATTGGTTCCTGGAACCAAAGCGATATTTCTGTAGTACTCTGTATTATCTGCCTTTTTTATCAGGAAAGCAAATACGTCTGAAAAGTAGCAATTACTACTTCTGTACTCTTCCGACAGAAACATGTAATCGAAACTAATCACATCACTTTGGTTAGATATAAAATCAAACTCCAGATAAGTAGCATTTCTTACATTGTTTGTATTCATACCTGCAGTCATCAACATTTCAGACAAATCTATATCACCATCCCACCGGGAAAAATATTCGCTTTGCACGTTATCATTGGGACCAGGTGCAAGAGAAACTTTTCCAGTGGAAAGTATGATCCCTTCATCAAAAGGGAAAGCACTGCCATTTTTATAAAAGTAGCCAAAACTAAGATCTGTATTGCCAAAATTTTGCCCCCAGACTTTTACGTTGTCTGCGGTAATACAACTGGCATTCTGCGAACCTACAAATTTTTTCACCAGATCCTCTTTGGATAGACTTTTATCTACACTGATAAATTGCGCTTTAGTATAATTAATGAAAATTAAACCAACAAAGCA belongs to Chryseobacterium sp. KACC 21268 and includes:
- a CDS encoding glutaminyl-peptide cyclotransferase yields the protein MKKIFLASAFALLVLASCNKDKDILNSLNDYNLSQQNKGYNFGDKLQIPQDVLDYAEAITISYGDKESSNLTIDPNFFTLGENDVTFNIKTKDGETLQQDATINVFAKAKAVNLSYEVVNQYPHSADNFTEGFEVHDNTVYESVGLEGKSKLIKYTLGTTTPLQEVSQPTNIFSEGLTVFGNKIYQLTYKTKMGFIYDSNMKLEKEFEYPNVIGEGWGMTNDGKNLIVSDGTKNIYFLNPENPSQVVRYISVASDKEGYDQINELEYHNGFIYSNVWHKPIILKINPANGEVNGIIDLTNIVKQSSSGGEDVLNGIAFKGDNMLVTGKNWSRIYEISIK
- the trmB gene encoding tRNA (guanosine(46)-N7)-methyltransferase TrmB, with product MGKNKAARFRENIILPNVIQPTRDQAINNFEHKGKWQEFFGNDNPIVLELGCGKGEYSVGLAKAFPEKNFIGVDIKGARFWFGAKEAIESNLTNVAFLRTQIELIDNLFAENEVSEIWITFPDPQIKYRRTKHRLTNPEFLQKYRHILKKDGIIHLKTDSEYLHGYTLGLLQGLGHEILTAHHDIYGAAEYQPDTPLLKDIRTYYEELFSSKGKTITYIKFKLKNE
- a CDS encoding choice-of-anchor L domain-containing protein, which produces MKKFVGSQNASCITADNVKVWGQNFGNTDLSFGYFYKNGSAFPFDEGIILSTGKVSLAPGPNDNVQSEYFSRWDGDIDLSEMLMTAGMNTNNVRNATYLEFDFISNQSDVISFDYMFLSEEYRSSNCYFSDVFAFLIKKADNTEYYRNIALVPGTNIPVTSTTVSGITCNNQDGHPAFFGNYNPDISGSTSATNFNGQTKVLKAIATVEKGVKYHIKLVIADHGDKDGIFDSAVFLKAGSFTGNIDIGKDLTIGNADPLCKGVPYIITPNPPIIDASAKYSWFKNGTQILDSFGDPITTDYYEVNNEDGVFSLDVELASGCKLAGSVTVEKAPVAQVTTSPIVVCDYDFNGSFAAKLSRFDNEIIKNYDKAVFYRTYSRTPGGTAINPDTEFDFTSNPQTLYLSVNSKTCAPEIYPIQFTFGTKLSFNAVQEQDICDNDIDGSQTFDLADYIKIITNETDVVPTYFDTEAKAKIGGASTISSSQTISADAKFFIRIEKDEFCPNYKEIRFKFKKPKESENLKNMKTIICKGEEINLDAGDGLDPVTGLRFTSYKWNTGQTTQEIKKVGPGDYWVELGFNGCVYKQFVKITEAEDPVIDNVVIEGTTVTVLVSGGTSPYLYALDNGLYQSSSNFTDVDLGTHTIYVRGADGCAVVAKEFSLINTQNVITPNNDGVNDFINYSSLLNKLDPKFEVYDRNGVLVFKGDTSNKFIWNGTSNGRKLPTSSYWYILEWNESGNPKRVQNTGWILLKNRNSE